Proteins encoded together in one Novipirellula caenicola window:
- a CDS encoding aminodeoxychorismate/anthranilate synthase component II — protein sequence MILLLDNYDSFVHNLARYFRQLGCDTRVVRSDEIDAQGCLDLAPEAIVISPGPKSPNEAGCSVPVIRELSSQIPMLGVCLGHQSIGVAFGGSVLRCGPEHGIQSSITHNGQGIFEHLASPMPVGRYHSLAIDPDHLPDELEVTARSDDGVIMGIQHRSRPVYGVQFHPESILTDEGSELLKNFVTIAAKWRQEVTS from the coding sequence ATGATTCTATTGCTGGACAATTACGATTCCTTTGTCCACAACTTGGCTAGGTACTTTCGGCAACTCGGCTGCGACACCCGCGTGGTGCGTAGCGATGAGATCGATGCCCAAGGTTGCTTGGATCTGGCTCCCGAAGCGATCGTGATTTCGCCAGGTCCGAAGAGCCCGAATGAAGCCGGTTGTTCGGTCCCGGTGATCCGCGAACTGTCATCGCAAATCCCGATGCTAGGAGTTTGTTTGGGGCATCAATCGATCGGCGTTGCCTTTGGCGGCAGCGTGTTGCGGTGTGGTCCCGAACATGGCATTCAATCGTCGATTACGCACAACGGGCAAGGCATTTTTGAGCACTTGGCGTCGCCCATGCCCGTGGGACGATACCACTCGTTGGCGATCGATCCAGACCATCTGCCCGATGAACTCGAGGTGACCGCACGCAGCGACGATGGGGTGATCATGGGAATCCAGCACCGCAGCCGGCCAGTCTATGGAGTTCAGTTTCATCCCGAGTCGATTTTGACCGACGAAGGCAGCGAACTGCTTAAAAACTTTGTCACGATTGCAGCCAAATGGCGCCAGGAAGTGACCTCGTGA
- a CDS encoding DUF447 domain-containing protein — MILESIVTTASSDGQINIAPMGPIVSESLAHGDAVGESILLRPFNSSRTYQNLMQSRRAVVHVTDNVDLFAQTAVGSLGDQAAIRQWVRPHDLTPTTDAPYWILRDCHRWFAVEVETIEDHDPRAEMNGRVVASGIVRPFFGFNRGKFAVIEAAILATRTHMIGKDEIESELRRLQILVDKTGGAAEHAAFEFLKQAISQRYASDDATRLN; from the coding sequence GTGATCTTGGAATCAATCGTCACGACCGCGAGTTCCGACGGACAAATCAATATCGCCCCGATGGGACCAATCGTCTCGGAATCGCTTGCTCACGGCGATGCCGTAGGCGAATCGATCCTGCTGCGTCCGTTCAACTCATCCCGCACGTATCAAAATTTGATGCAATCGCGGCGAGCGGTCGTCCACGTGACCGACAACGTTGATCTGTTTGCGCAAACCGCCGTCGGTTCGCTCGGTGACCAAGCCGCGATTCGCCAATGGGTTCGGCCGCATGATCTGACACCGACAACGGACGCCCCCTACTGGATTTTGCGTGATTGCCATCGATGGTTTGCGGTCGAGGTCGAAACGATCGAAGACCATGACCCTCGTGCCGAAATGAACGGCCGCGTCGTCGCGTCTGGGATCGTTCGCCCGTTCTTTGGTTTCAACCGTGGCAAATTTGCCGTGATCGAGGCCGCGATTTTGGCGACACGGACGCACATGATTGGGAAAGACGAAATCGAGTCGGAGCTTCGCCGCTTGCAAATCCTGGTCGACAAAACCGGAGGCGCCGCAGAGCACGCCGCGTTTGAGTTCCTCAAACAAGCAATTTCCCAGCGATATGCATCCGACGATGCCACGCGATTGAACTGA